A genomic region of Anaeromicrobium sediminis contains the following coding sequences:
- a CDS encoding RsmF rRNA methyltransferase first C-terminal domain-containing protein: MNLPKIYLDKMKELLKDEYDEFMNSYNDGKIQGLRVNTLKISVEEFLKINPFKLTKVPWCETGFYYEENERPAKHAYYHAGLYYIQEPSAMLPAEVLHVESGDRVLDLCAAPGGKTTQIGAKLKGEGILITNDIKHSRTKALLKNVELCGIKNAIVINGVIEDLNRSCRHFFNKVLIDAPCSGEGMFRKDPSMVKSWERTPTSEYSNIQKDILSQVDEVMSGDSRLVYSTCTFSPDENEEIIHGFLEENIDYDTVEIPKDNGLMDGLSEFAHGDKRVEKCIRLWPHKLKGEGHFVAVLKKDSDELSKIKNKDKKHKPLESFSKFVEDNLNCQIHGEFREINENLYIVPDNMPNLAGIRVVRSGWLLGKYKKNRFEPSQAFAMGLTWKDAKRVVNFSSDDPNVIKYLKGETINVESEKGWTLVCVDNYPLGWAKQMGNTLKNYYPAPWRWM, translated from the coding sequence TGAATATGATGAATTTATGAATTCTTATAATGATGGTAAAATACAAGGGTTGAGAGTTAACACTTTAAAAATATCTGTAGAAGAATTTTTAAAGATAAACCCCTTTAAATTAACTAAAGTACCCTGGTGTGAAACGGGATTTTATTATGAAGAAAATGAAAGACCTGCCAAACATGCATATTATCATGCAGGACTTTATTACATACAAGAACCAAGTGCCATGCTACCGGCAGAAGTTCTCCATGTGGAATCCGGAGATAGAGTATTAGATTTATGTGCTGCTCCTGGAGGAAAGACTACTCAAATAGGGGCGAAGCTGAAGGGCGAAGGAATACTTATTACTAATGATATAAAGCATAGTAGGACAAAGGCTCTTTTAAAGAATGTGGAACTGTGTGGTATAAAAAATGCCATAGTTATTAATGGAGTCATAGAAGATTTAAATAGAAGTTGCAGACACTTTTTCAACAAGGTTTTAATAGATGCTCCATGTTCTGGAGAAGGCATGTTTAGGAAAGATCCATCTATGGTAAAGAGTTGGGAGAGAACCCCTACTAGTGAATATAGTAACATTCAAAAGGATATTTTATCCCAGGTGGATGAAGTCATGAGCGGAGATTCCAGGTTAGTTTATTCAACTTGTACCTTTTCCCCGGATGAAAATGAAGAAATAATCCATGGTTTTTTAGAAGAGAATATAGATTATGATACAGTAGAAATTCCAAAGGATAATGGCCTTATGGATGGTCTTAGTGAATTTGCTCATGGAGATAAACGAGTAGAAAAATGTATTAGGCTATGGCCCCATAAATTAAAGGGAGAAGGACATTTCGTAGCAGTTCTGAAAAAAGATAGTGATGAACTGTCAAAGATAAAAAATAAAGATAAAAAACACAAGCCATTAGAATCTTTTAGCAAGTTTGTAGAGGATAATCTAAATTGCCAAATTCATGGTGAATTTAGAGAAATAAATGAAAACCTATATATTGTACCGGATAATATGCCTAATTTAGCAGGTATAAGAGTAGTTAGATCTGGATGGTTACTAGGTAAATACAAGAAAAATAGATTTGAGCCATCTCAAGCCTTTGCTATGGGACTTACATGGAAAGATGCTAAAAGAGTAGTAAACTTCAGTAGTGATGATCCTAATGTAATTAAGTATCTAAAGGGCGAGACTATAAATGTGGAATCAGAAAAGGGTTGGACACTAGTGTGTGTAGATAATTATCCACTAGGATGGGCTAAACAGATGGGCAATACTTTGAAAAATTATTATCCAGCTCCTTGGAGATGGATGTAG
- a CDS encoding pseudouridine synthase, which translates to MVKKQRIDKVLSSIGYGTRKEIKDYLKRGYITVNGEVIKQAKTHVDPYEDVIKVNDEEINYREFVYIMLNKPQGVISATYDNLHETVVDLLEDEFRVFEPFPVGRLDKDTEGLLIITNDGKLSHEVLSPKKHVPKTYYAHIDGHVTDIHVKKFKEGVYIDEDYKTLPADLRVLEGGPTSKIEVTIHEGKFHQVKRMFKAIGMEVVYLKRIQMGRLKIDESLELGEYREITKEEIELLKDRD; encoded by the coding sequence GTGGTGAAAAAGCAAAGAATAGATAAGGTTTTATCCAGCATAGGGTATGGAACTAGAAAAGAAATAAAGGATTATTTAAAAAGGGGATATATTACAGTTAATGGAGAAGTCATAAAACAAGCCAAAACCCATGTAGACCCTTACGAAGACGTGATAAAAGTAAATGATGAAGAAATAAACTATAGAGAATTTGTATACATAATGTTAAATAAGCCTCAAGGAGTAATCTCAGCTACCTATGACAATTTACATGAAACGGTTGTAGATTTATTAGAAGATGAATTTAGAGTATTTGAGCCATTTCCTGTGGGAAGACTAGATAAGGACACAGAGGGCCTGTTGATTATTACTAATGATGGTAAATTATCCCATGAGGTATTATCTCCTAAGAAGCATGTACCTAAGACCTATTACGCTCATATAGATGGACACGTAACTGATATTCATGTGAAAAAGTTTAAAGAGGGAGTTTACATAGATGAAGACTACAAAACTCTTCCAGCTGACTTAAGAGTTTTAGAAGGGGGTCCTACTTCTAAAATAGAAGTTACTATACATGAAGGGAAATTTCATCAAGTAAAGAGAATGTTTAAGGCCATAGGCATGGAAGTTGTTTATTTAAAGCGCATTCAAATGGGGAGATTAAAAATTGATGAGAGCTTAGAGTTAGGCGAATATAGGGAAATAACAAAAGAAGAAATAGAGCTTTTAAAGGATAGGGATTAA
- a CDS encoding DUF4489 domain-containing protein codes for MYYKEKKEKDCKLILECGKIFDPVLPPRLNDDPNNPMRHSVKLASVTVDTRFLSKACVNVEYSSIINVVSLDPGSDTTITLKFRLTRECRNREKEILQEWEYVEGSLQDDEGEGEAKDAFTVTFCECVDCFHSDCCTYTIELIKAAPSLDNDNVEIVYNITNKNILAIISCENHLQCGKIFNPPLPPRLNDDPSNPMSPPVKLASVTVDTRFLSKPCVNIKYSSIIRTLAASDPTSPDVEITLKFRLIKECKEREKEILEEWEYIQSGLEDEDAERESKDTFTISFCECLDCFDSDCCQYTIELIEAAPTLIIGDNPGVLYDITNKDMSAIVACEDQVKCGQIFNPSLPPRLNDDPNNSIMPPIKLASVTVDTKHIRKPCVNIEYSSVIDTIATIDESLDITLKFRLIRECKNKEKEILEEWEYIQGNLEDEEGERESKDFFTVIFCECLDCCDSDCCTYTMELIEAAPRLINGDIGVLYNITNKNISAIVACENK; via the coding sequence ATGTATTATAAGGAAAAAAAAGAAAAAGATTGTAAGTTAATTTTAGAATGTGGGAAAATATTTGATCCAGTTTTACCCCCTAGACTTAATGATGATCCAAATAATCCAATGAGGCATTCTGTAAAACTTGCGTCTGTTACTGTTGACACTCGATTTTTAAGTAAGGCCTGTGTAAATGTTGAATATTCATCTATTATTAACGTTGTATCTCTTGATCCTGGTTCTGATACTACTATAACTCTAAAATTTAGACTAACAAGAGAATGTAGAAATAGAGAAAAAGAAATATTACAGGAATGGGAGTATGTAGAAGGGAGTCTTCAGGATGACGAGGGAGAGGGTGAAGCTAAAGATGCATTTACAGTGACTTTTTGTGAATGTGTAGACTGTTTTCATAGTGACTGTTGCACATACACTATAGAACTAATTAAGGCTGCTCCATCTCTTGATAATGACAATGTTGAAATTGTATATAACATTACAAATAAAAACATTTTAGCAATTATATCTTGTGAAAATCACTTACAATGTGGGAAAATATTTAATCCACCTTTACCACCGAGACTTAATGATGATCCAAGTAATCCAATGAGCCCTCCAGTAAAACTAGCTTCTGTTACTGTGGATACTCGATTTTTAAGTAAGCCCTGTGTAAACATTAAATATTCTTCTATTATTAGAACTTTAGCTGCTAGTGATCCTACTAGTCCAGACGTTGAGATAACCTTAAAATTTAGATTAATTAAAGAGTGTAAAGAGAGAGAAAAAGAAATATTAGAAGAATGGGAGTATATACAATCTGGTCTTGAAGATGAAGATGCAGAGAGGGAATCTAAAGATACATTTACAATTAGTTTTTGTGAGTGTTTAGATTGTTTTGATAGTGACTGCTGTCAATATACTATTGAATTAATAGAAGCAGCACCTACTCTCATTATTGGTGATAATCCTGGAGTTTTATATGACATTACCAATAAAGATATGTCAGCAATCGTAGCTTGTGAAGATCAAGTAAAATGTGGGCAAATATTCAATCCATCTTTACCACCTAGACTTAACGATGATCCAAATAATTCAATAATGCCACCAATAAAGCTAGCTTCTGTTACTGTAGATACTAAACATATACGTAAGCCTTGTGTAAACATTGAATATTCTTCTGTTATTGACACTATAGCTACTATTGATGAAAGCCTTGATATAACTTTAAAATTTAGATTGATTAGAGAGTGTAAAAATAAAGAAAAAGAGATATTAGAAGAATGGGAGTATATCCAAGGTAATCTTGAAGATGAAGAGGGAGAGAGAGAATCTAAAGATTTCTTTACAGTTATATTTTGTGAATGTTTAGATTGCTGTGATAGTGACTGCTGCACATATACTATGGAACTAATAGAAGCAGCTCCTCGCCTTATTAATGGTGATATTGGAGTTTTATATAATATTACTAATAAAAATATTTCAGCAATAGTAGCTTGTGAGAATAAATAA
- a CDS encoding SanA/YdcF family protein — translation MKKHIKKVLSIILIGIVIGIFSIGLINYHVTNFANDYITSIEDVPQSQASLVLGALVYKNGNVSPILSDRLDIGIELYKNDKAEKLLLSGDHGRTDYDEVNPMKLYAMKNHVTEADIFMDHAGFSTYESLYRAKDVFGAKKIIIVTQKYHLSRAVYIARKLGLEAYGVPSDKHLYPKITQYKLRESIARCKDYVLVNFLKTKPKYLGEPINLTGDGRATKG, via the coding sequence ATGAAAAAACATATAAAAAAAGTCCTATCTATTATTCTAATAGGAATTGTAATAGGAATATTTTCAATTGGATTAATTAATTACCATGTAACTAATTTTGCAAATGATTATATAACATCTATTGAAGATGTTCCACAATCACAGGCATCTTTGGTTTTAGGAGCATTAGTTTATAAAAATGGAAATGTATCTCCAATCTTATCTGATAGATTAGATATTGGAATTGAACTTTATAAAAATGATAAAGCAGAAAAACTTTTGTTAAGTGGAGATCATGGAAGAACAGATTACGATGAAGTTAATCCCATGAAACTATATGCAATGAAAAACCATGTAACAGAGGCAGATATCTTCATGGACCATGCAGGATTTAGCACTTATGAAAGTTTATATCGGGCTAAAGATGTATTCGGAGCAAAAAAGATAATTATAGTAACACAAAAATATCATTTATCTAGAGCCGTATATATTGCTAGAAAACTAGGCTTGGAAGCTTATGGTGTACCCTCAGACAAGCATCTTTATCCAAAGATTACACAATACAAGTTAAGGGAAAGTATCGCTAGATGTAAAGACTATGTTTTAGTTAATTTTTTAAAAACAAAACCTAAATATTTAGGCGAGCCAATTAACCTCACGGGAGATGGACGAGCAACTAAAGGATAA
- a CDS encoding YkvA family protein → MGKKENMLKDFQENAKEEDIKKIQSNLSAMNKGKIKNIWPKVQALYKMAKDPEAAWTSKAMAIASLLYLISPADAMPDIVPVAGLADDVTVIVATVATLGMQLNKYLIEYKKETMEIEKKAMCEIEEEKGRIHRENMLQVEREKLEIAAELEAKNREYKEKFIFRTIGLLGIIGIIIVLLLKLL, encoded by the coding sequence TTGGGAAAAAAAGAAAATATGCTTAAAGATTTTCAAGAAAATGCTAAGGAAGAGGATATTAAAAAAATTCAAAGTAATTTAAGCGCCATGAATAAAGGCAAGATAAAAAATATTTGGCCCAAAGTACAGGCCTTATATAAGATGGCAAAAGACCCGGAGGCTGCTTGGACTTCAAAGGCAATGGCTATTGCATCCTTGTTATATTTAATTAGTCCAGCAGATGCTATGCCAGATATAGTACCTGTGGCAGGGTTAGCGGATGATGTGACGGTGATAGTTGCTACAGTGGCTACCTTAGGCATGCAACTTAATAAATATTTAATTGAGTATAAAAAAGAAACAATGGAAATAGAGAAGAAGGCCATGTGTGAAATTGAAGAAGAGAAAGGAAGAATCCATAGGGAAAACATGTTACAGGTTGAAAGAGAAAAACTAGAAATTGCTGCAGAGTTAGAAGCTAAAAATAGGGAATATAAAGAAAAATTCATATTTAGAACTATAGGGCTTTTAGGCATTATAGGAATAATAATTGTACTGCTCCTAAAGTTATTATAG
- a CDS encoding MltG/YceG/YrrL family protein: MIDRLKDLLYEISDILVAVLIVILVSGVIVWQVTDTLAFSKEQADSITVEKQPVTEVISNEPVEEPVEESVEEPSIIVEENNPSSNQAEVIPEEPKEETPPPKPVSKDVKVTIPSGSPGIKIANILQEAGLIKDSNDFVKRSSELKMDSKLKSGTYTISTSNSIDDMIYIIAGKKR, encoded by the coding sequence ATGATTGATAGATTGAAAGATTTACTATATGAAATTAGTGATATACTAGTAGCTGTCCTAATAGTTATCCTAGTTAGTGGAGTAATAGTATGGCAAGTTACAGATACACTGGCCTTTTCAAAGGAACAGGCAGATTCAATTACTGTGGAAAAACAACCTGTTACTGAAGTCATATCAAATGAGCCAGTGGAAGAACCAGTAGAAGAATCAGTAGAAGAACCTTCCATTATAGTGGAAGAAAACAATCCATCTAGTAATCAGGCAGAAGTCATTCCTGAAGAACCTAAAGAGGAAACTCCTCCACCAAAACCTGTTTCTAAGGATGTTAAGGTAACTATTCCAAGCGGAAGTCCTGGAATTAAAATTGCAAATATCTTACAAGAAGCTGGACTAATAAAAGATTCTAATGACTTTGTAAAAAGATCATCTGAACTAAAAATGGATTCTAAATTAAAATCAGGTACTTATACAATAAGCACATCTAATTCTATCGATGATATGATATACATCATTGCTGGCAAGAAAAGATAG
- a CDS encoding RluA family pseudouridine synthase, with translation MREIVIKENEEGQRVDRFLKKYLSKASLSFLYKMIRKKNIKVNNKRVEKNYILNRNDKIQLYFSEDTIEKFIEKKEIFNLKRDFIIVYEDNNILIVSKPDNLLIHEDKSESKNTLVNQVLSYLHSKGDYDPESEKTFVPACVNRLDRNTSGLVIIAKNYESLKNLNEMMRNKDFIEKYYITVVKGTIEGKRELKGYLVKDERNNKTVFTNRKVNGAKEIHTKYSVISTNKNFSLVEVMLITGRSHQIRLHLSSNNTPIIGDRKYGDKKTNEEFNKKYKLRNQFLHAYKIRFNGTLGNLKYLEGKEFKGELPSKLKK, from the coding sequence ATGAGAGAAATAGTTATAAAAGAAAACGAAGAGGGACAAAGGGTAGATAGATTTTTAAAAAAATATTTAAGCAAAGCTTCTTTAAGCTTTTTATATAAAATGATAAGGAAGAAGAATATAAAAGTAAATAATAAAAGGGTAGAAAAAAACTACATATTAAATAGAAATGACAAAATTCAATTATATTTTAGTGAGGATACTATAGAGAAGTTTATAGAAAAAAAGGAAATATTTAATTTGAAAAGGGATTTTATAATAGTATATGAAGATAATAATATTCTCATTGTAAGTAAACCGGATAATTTATTGATCCATGAAGATAAAAGTGAAAGTAAAAATACATTAGTTAATCAAGTTCTTAGTTATTTACATAGTAAGGGAGATTATGATCCTGAGAGTGAGAAGACCTTTGTGCCTGCCTGTGTAAATAGATTAGATAGAAATACTAGTGGTTTAGTGATTATTGCTAAAAATTATGAGTCTTTAAAAAACCTAAATGAAATGATGAGAAATAAGGATTTTATAGAAAAGTATTATATTACAGTTGTAAAGGGAACAATAGAAGGAAAAAGAGAATTAAAGGGTTATTTGGTAAAAGATGAAAGGAATAATAAAACTGTATTTACAAATAGAAAAGTAAATGGAGCAAAGGAAATACATACGAAATACAGTGTAATAAGTACTAATAAAAATTTCAGTTTAGTAGAAGTAATGTTAATTACAGGAAGAAGTCATCAAATTAGGCTGCATTTATCTTCTAATAACACACCTATAATAGGAGATAGAAAGTATGGAGATAAAAAAACAAATGAAGAGTTTAATAAAAAATATAAGTTGAGAAATCAATTTTTACATGCTTATAAA